A part of Caretta caretta isolate rCarCar2 chromosome 1, rCarCar1.hap1, whole genome shotgun sequence genomic DNA contains:
- the LOC125645191 gene encoding OX-2 membrane glycoprotein: protein MIFTCIFFSWVWAIAAGSLQVVHRKVQSSKIGENVTFQCQLVMDHEVLQVTWQKESGEGKGNIATYSRINGHRILGNYSSRVNFTQSELTVSAITVHAVTLQDEGCYKCIFNTFPMGSVTGRTCLNVYAISEPILEAKLVSSADNGEEEVLEISCSVTGKPAPVISWNLSHHLQQEPGQYLINHSDQTVTVISNFTHVPSRIHWENPAGCVIQHPLLNVTLTLSKDGQVQGQSATVDAVTIYVLVALIPLGLLCICFCILSIRWKRQHQMDRNKADLCWVLPICTKDMRHGQHTKNDKQGPDKLPPFRELLDR from the exons ATGATATTCACATGCATTTTCTTCTCTTGGGTCTGGGCGATAGCAGCAG GCTCACTGCAGGTCGTTCATAGGAAGGTCCAATCGTCCAAGATTGGAGAAAATGTTACTTTCCAATGCCAGCTTGTCATGGATCATGAAGTGCTGCAAGTCACCTGGCAGAAGGAGAGTGGAGAGGGCAAAGGCAACATAGCAACCTACAGCAGGATTAACGGACACAGAATCCTGGGTAACTATAGCAGCCGTGTGAACTTCACCCAGAGTGAGCTGACAGTCTCTGCCATTACTGTTCATGCAGTCACCCTGCAGGACGAAGGCTGTTACAAATGTATCTTCAACACATTTCCCATGGGATCCGTCACTGGCAGGACATGCCTCAACGTTTATG CAATATCAGAGCCCATACTGGAGGCCAAGCTCGTGTCCAGTGCAGACAATGGTGAGGAGGAGGTGCTGGAAATAAGCTGCTCAGTAACAGGGAAACCAGCTCCAGTGATCAGCTGGAACCTGTCCCATCACCTTCAGCAGGAGCCAGGACAGTATCTCATCAATCACTCAGACCAGACTGTGACTGTTATCAGCAATTTCACACATGTCCCCTCCAGGATTCACTGGGAGAACCCAGCTGGCTGTGTGATCCAACATCCGCTCTTAAACGTGACGCTGACTCTGTCCAAGGATGGGCAGGTCCAGG GCCAATCAGCAACAGTCGATGCTGTAACAATCTACGTATTGGTTGCTTTGATTCCCTTGGGGCTCTTGTGCATCTGCTTCTGCATCTTGTCCATCCGCTGGAAGCGACAACACCAAATGGATAGAAACAAAGCTGATCTCTGTTGG GTTCTTCCCATATGCACCAAGGACATGAGGCATGGACAGCAcactaaaaatgataaacaaggcCCTGACAAGCTTCCTCCCTTTAGAGAACTCTTGGACAGATGA